The following proteins are co-located in the Manihot esculenta cultivar AM560-2 chromosome 9, M.esculenta_v8, whole genome shotgun sequence genome:
- the LOC110623757 gene encoding uncharacterized protein LOC110623757, giving the protein MSLTFLASLRDRISMRWPLLLYAATWTALLTTIVAVASFSPEMAFVSAISTSSAFSRKCEAQGTVRVPVDVPGEIVCLPAQLFVRSKIDLIVPPVFAAVVVAGSAWVVRAMGLWDDHEAR; this is encoded by the coding sequence ATGTCTCTCACTTTCCTTGCCTCTCTGCGCGATCGGATTTCAATGCGTTGGCCCCTCCTGCTATACGCCGCCACATGGACTGCACTTCTGACAACGATAGTGGCTGTGGCTTCTTTCTCGCCTGAGATGGCTTTTGTATCAGCAATATCTACTTCGTCTGCGTTTTCTCGGAAGTGTGAAGCACAAGGAACCGTCAGAGTTCCAGTGGACGTGCCGGGAGAGATTGTGTGCTTGCCGGCTCAACTGTTTGTAAGATCAAAGATCGATTTGATTGTTCCTCCAGTTTTCGCGGCCGTTGTAGTGGCTGGGTCCGCTTGGGTAGTTCGGGCAATGGGCCTCTGGGACGATCATGAGGCCCGTTGA